One window from the genome of Diceros bicornis minor isolate mBicDic1 chromosome 1, mDicBic1.mat.cur, whole genome shotgun sequence encodes:
- the TAF7 gene encoding transcription initiation factor TFIID subunit 7: MSKSKDDAPHELESQFILRLPPEYASTVRRAVQSGHVNLKDRLTIELHPDGRHGIVRVDRVPLASKLVDLPCVMESLKTIDKKTFYKTADICQMLVSTVDGDLCPPVEEPVATADPKASKKKDKDKEKKFIWNHGITLPLKNVRKRRFRKTAKKKYIESPDVEKEVKRLLSTDAEAVSTRWEIIAEDETKETENQGLDISSPGMSGHRQGHDSLEHDELREIFNDLSSSSEDEDETQHQDEEDINIIDTEEDLERQLQDKLNESDEQHQENEGTNPLVMGIQKQIDNMKGKLQETQDRAKRQEDLIMKVENLALKNRFQAVLDELKQKEDREKEQLSSLQEELESLLEK; encoded by the coding sequence atgagTAAGAGCAAAGATGATGCTCCTCACGAACTAGAAAGCCAGTTTATCTTACGGCTACCTCCAGAATATGCCTCTACTGTGAGGCGGGCAGTACAGTCTGGTCATGTCAACCTGAAGGACAGACTGACAATTGAGCTACACCCTGATGGGCGTCATGGAATCGTCAGAGTGGACCGGGTCCCACTGGCCTCCAAATTGGTAGATCTGCCGTGTGTTATGGAAAGTCTGAAAACCATTGATAAAAAAACTTTTTACAAGACAGCTGATATCtgtcagatgcttgtctccacaGTTGATGGTGATCTGTGCCCTCCTGTGGAGGAACCAGTTGCTACTGCTGATCCCAAAGCAAGCAAGAAAAAGGATAAGGACAAAGAGAAGAAGTTTATATGGAACCATGGAATTACTCTGCCTCTAAAAAATGTCAGAAAGAGAAGGTTCCGGAAGACAGCAAAGAAGAAGTATATTGAATCTCCAGATGTGGAAAAAGAAGTGAAGCGGTTGCTGAGTACAGATGCTGAAGCTGTCAGTACTCGTTGGGAAATAATTGCTGAAgatgaaacaaaagaaacagaaaatcaaggCCTTGATATCTCTTCTCCAGGAATGTCTGGCCACAGGCAGGGCCATGACTCACTAGAACACGATGAGCTTCGGGAGATATTCAATGATCTCAGCAGCAGCAGTGAAGACGaagatgagacacagcatcaggatgaagaagatataaacatCATTGACACTGAGGAAGATCTGGAAAGACAGCTACAGGACAAGCTAAATGAATCAGATGAACAGCACCAAGAAAATGAGGGAACTAATCCGCTGGTTATGGGAATTCAGAAACAGATTGATAACATGAAAGGCAAGCTCCAGGAGACACAGGACAGGGCAAAGCGACAGGAAGATCTCATCATGAAAGTAGAAAACCTGGCCCTCAAGAACAGGTTTCAGGCTGTGCTGGATGAACTCAAACAAAAGGAAGACCGAGAAAAGGAGCAGCTCAGCTCTTTGCAGGAAGAGCTAGAATCACTCCTAGAGAAGTGA
- the LOC131406548 gene encoding mitochondrial ornithine transporter 2: MKSNPAIQAAIDLTAGALGGTVCVLTGQPFDTLKVKMQTFPALYKGLTDCCLKTYSQVGFRGFYKGTGPALIAFVAQNSVLFMCYGFCQQFVRKVVGLDKQEKLSDLQTAAAGSFASAFAALALCPTELVKCRLQTMHEMEMSGKIAKSHNTVWSVVKSILRKDGLLGFYHGLSSTLLQEVPGYFFFFGGYELSRSFFASGRSKDELGPVPLMLSGGIAGICLWVVIYPVDCIKSRIQVLSMSGKQAGFIGTLLSVVKNEGIAALYSGLKATMIRAFPANAALFLAYEYSRKMMMSQFEAY; this comes from the coding sequence ATGAAGTCCAATCCCGCCATCCAAGCCGCCATCGACCTCACAGCGGGGGCCCTCGGGGGCACAGTGTGTGTCCTGACCGGGCAGCCCTTCGACACCCTGAAAGTGAAGATGCAGACGTTCCCCGCGCTGTACAAGGGCCTCACCGACTGCTGCCTGAAGACGTACTCCCAAGTGGGTTTTCGGGGCTTTTACAAGGGCACCGGCCCAGCACTGATTGCCTTTGTCGCCCAGAACTCTGTCCTCTTCATGTGCTACGGCTTCTGCCAACAGTTTGTTAGGAAAGTGGTTGGATTGGACAAGCAGGAAAAACTGAGTGATCTGCAGACTGCAGCCGCCGGTTCCTTCGCCTCTGCGTTTGCTGCGCTGGCCCTCTGCCCCACTGAGCTTGTGAAATGCCGGCTACAGACCATGCACGAAATGGAGATGTCAGGGAAGATAGCGAAAAGCCATAATACAGTTTGGTCCGTCGTGAAGAGTATCCTTAGAAAGGATGGCCTCTTGGGCTTCTACCACGGACTCTCGAGCACTCTACTTCAGGAAGTACCGGGCTATTTCTTCTTCTTCGGTGGCTATGAACTGAGCCGATCGTTTTTTGCCTCAGGGAGATCAAAAGACGAACTAGGCCCTGTCCCTTTGATGCTAAGTGGTGGAATTGCTGGAATTTGCCTTTGGGTTGTCATATACCCAGTGGACTGTATCAAATCCAGAATTCAGGTTCTTTCCATGTCTGGAAAACAGGCAGGATTTATCGGAACTCTTTTAAGTGTTGTGAAAAATGAAGGAATAGCAGCCTTATATTCTGGACTGAAAGCTACTATGATTCGAGCATTCCCTGCCAATGCGGCACTGTTTTTGGCTTATGAATACAGCAGGAAGATGATGATGAGCCAGTTTGAAGCATACTGA
- the LOC131406596 gene encoding protocadherin gamma-A1-like encodes MAIPVKLLGGSRLVLLSFILGLLLEARAGKIRYSVPEETDEGFFVGNIAKDLGLQPQELDERRVRIVSRGRTQLFALNARSGGLVTVGRIDREELCAQSARCLVSFNILVEDKMKLFPVEVEIIDINDNTPQFQLEELEFKMNEITTPGTRIPLPFGQDLDVGMNSLQSYQLSSNPYFFLDVQQGANGSQHPEMVLQRPLDREEEAVHHLLLTASDGGNPVRSGTLRICIQVVDANDNPPVFTQEQYHVSVPENVPLGTRLLIVKAADPHEGVNGEVTYYFHNIDHKVAQIFQLDSYTGEISNKEPLDFEEYKMYPMEIQAQDGAGLMARAKVVVKVLDINDNAPELIITSVTTAVP; translated from the coding sequence ATGGCGATTCCCGTGAAGCTGCTCGGCGGCAGCAGGCTGGTCCTGCTGTCCTTTATTCTGGGGCTGTTGTTGGAAGCCCGGGCCGGGAAGATCCGCTACTCGGTGCCAGAAGAGACAGATGAAGGTTTCTTCGTGGGCAACATCGCCAAAGACCTGGGGCTAcaaccccaggagctggatgagCGGAGAGTCCGCATCGTCTCCAGAGGTAGGACGCAGCTCTTTGCTCTGAATGCGCGAAGCGGCGGCTTGGTCACTGTGGGCAGGATAGACCGGGAGGAGCTCTGCGCTCAGAGCGCGCGGTGTCTGGTGAGTTTTAACATCTTGGTAGAGGATAAAATGAAGCTTTTCCCTGTTGAAGTGGAAATAATTGATATTAATGACAACACTCCCCAATTCCAGTTGGAGGAATTAGAATTTAAAATGAACGAAATAACCACTCCAGGCACCAGGATCCCTCTGCCTTTTGGGCAAGACCTTGATGTGGGTATGAATTCACTCCAGAGCTACCAGCTCAGCTCCAATCCTTATTTCTTTCTGGATGTGCAACAGGGAGCTAATGGGTCCCAACACCCAGAGATGGTGCTACAGAGACCCCTGGATAGGGAAGAAGAAGCTGTCCACCACCTCCTCCTGACTGCCTCTGATGGGGGCAACCCAGTTCGTTCAGGAACTCTCCGAATTTGCATTCAGGTGGTGGATGCAAATGACAACCCTCCGGTGTTTACTCAAGAACAGTACCACGTGAGTGTCCCAGAGAATGTGCCGCTGGGCACTCGACTGCTCATAGTAAAAGCCGCCGACCCACATGAAGGAGTCAATGGGGAAGTAACGTACTACTTTCATAATATAGACCACAAAGTGGCCCAGATATTTCAGTTGGATTCTTACACAGGAGAAATATCAAATAAAGAACCCCTGGATTTTGAAGAATACAAAATGTATCCAATGGAAATTCAAGCTCAGGATGGTGCAGGCCTCATGGCCAGAGCTAAGGTGGTGGTCAAAGTTCTggatataaatgataatgcccCAGAGCTGATCATCACCTCTGTCACTACTGCAGTCCCATAA